A single genomic interval of Candidatus Binataceae bacterium harbors:
- a CDS encoding ACS family MFS transporter codes for MSELLEIRDSPATAASRWPRRYTIAALFFFGTVLCYLDRVSISVAIIPLAADQGYDSAAQGLILSAFFWGYIWPQLAGGWLADRFGGKRVLAFGVAVWSVATFITPGAARMSFTALFAVRILLGLGEGVNFPVIHSLTARWMPPRERARTLALNFSGMYLGTVVALIFSPLIIARFGWPGLFYLSGAAGVVWVAIWAIKAADGPANPLPRTEGQTSERYDTGSEPAHHTVPSSSRPASIPWRAIAREPAVWAIVLAHFCSNFGFNILLLWLPTYLHHAFGVTVSRVGLYSLVPWVASFAVVNTGGWVADAMLIRGVSVGFTRRLMQSIAFGLGALPLLTLPWASSPAAATALLTLSAAASGLGQSAYGVNHLDVGPEYAGVLMGISNSVATIPGIVGVAIVGFIVQATGSFSAVFVLIAAVYAIGLAGYVRWARGDRRF; via the coding sequence ATGTCCGAGCTGCTGGAGATTCGCGACTCGCCCGCGACAGCCGCGTCGCGGTGGCCCCGACGCTACACAATCGCGGCGCTGTTCTTTTTCGGCACGGTTCTCTGCTACCTCGACCGCGTTAGCATCTCGGTTGCGATAATTCCGCTGGCCGCAGACCAAGGCTACGATTCGGCCGCACAGGGTCTCATCCTCTCGGCGTTCTTCTGGGGCTATATATGGCCGCAACTCGCGGGCGGATGGCTCGCCGACCGATTCGGCGGCAAGCGGGTGCTCGCGTTCGGCGTTGCAGTCTGGTCGGTGGCGACGTTCATCACCCCGGGCGCCGCGCGCATGTCTTTTACGGCGCTCTTCGCCGTTCGAATCCTGCTCGGTCTTGGTGAGGGAGTTAACTTTCCCGTGATTCACAGCCTGACCGCCCGTTGGATGCCACCGCGCGAACGCGCCCGAACTCTCGCGCTGAATTTTAGTGGTATGTACCTGGGGACGGTCGTCGCCCTCATCTTCAGCCCGTTGATAATCGCGAGGTTTGGTTGGCCAGGGTTGTTCTACCTTTCAGGCGCAGCCGGTGTGGTCTGGGTCGCCATCTGGGCAATCAAAGCCGCCGACGGGCCTGCCAATCCTCTCCCCAGGACCGAGGGGCAAACCAGCGAGAGGTACGACACCGGCAGCGAACCTGCCCACCACACGGTCCCGAGCTCCTCGCGCCCAGCAAGCATTCCCTGGCGCGCCATCGCGCGCGAACCCGCGGTGTGGGCGATTGTACTTGCCCACTTCTGCAGTAATTTCGGCTTCAACATCCTGCTGCTCTGGCTGCCGACCTACCTGCATCATGCCTTCGGCGTTACCGTGAGTCGCGTGGGATTATATTCGTTGGTGCCGTGGGTGGCGTCGTTCGCGGTAGTCAACACGGGAGGATGGGTGGCCGATGCGATGCTGATTCGCGGGGTGAGCGTTGGCTTTACTCGAAGACTGATGCAATCTATCGCGTTCGGCCTGGGCGCTCTGCCACTCCTAACGCTGCCGTGGGCCAGCAGTCCCGCCGCTGCGACCGCACTGCTGACACTGTCCGCAGCAGCAAGCGGGCTGGGCCAGTCCGCCTATGGCGTGAACCATCTGGACGTGGGCCCAGAATATGCGGGAGTGCTCATGGGCATTTCCAACTCCGTTGCTACCATCCCCGGAATCGTGGGGGTCGCAATCGTGGGGTTCATCGTTCAAGCAACCGGTTCATTCAGCGCGGTGTTCGTTCTGATCGCCGCGGTCTATGCAATCGGCCTGGCCGGCTACGTAAGGTGGGCCAGGGGTGACCGCCGTTTCTGA
- a CDS encoding FxLYD domain-containing protein yields the protein MRISKIAIPVLCLAFAGWVFHALHTAEPVRVVETSLQHADGGVFVQGKIQNTGPDTGPVAIEVRYYDGSGHPVGQDKIVVQHLPQGLVASFRTPARAIDRAASFSLYLNHGRNPYGN from the coding sequence ATGCGAATTTCGAAGATCGCAATCCCGGTTCTGTGCCTGGCATTTGCGGGATGGGTGTTCCACGCGCTGCACACCGCAGAGCCGGTGCGGGTGGTGGAGACCAGCCTGCAGCACGCGGATGGTGGGGTGTTCGTGCAGGGCAAGATTCAAAATACCGGGCCCGACACCGGGCCCGTCGCCATCGAGGTGCGCTACTACGACGGCAGCGGGCATCCGGTCGGCCAGGACAAGATCGTGGTGCAGCACCTGCCACAAGGCCTGGTCGCAAGCTTTCGAACTCCGGCGCGCGCGATCGACCGGGCAGCGAGCTTTTCCCTCTACCTCAACCATGGTCGCAATCCTTACGGCAATTAG
- a CDS encoding helix-turn-helix domain-containing protein: MPRFRERSFGQTIRERRRQLDLTQEEVARRIRTSTPYVGHLESGKRHPSDKIVNRLSEVLGLDCRELFFLANPRAHALLNPASENNSSSAWEQFKSNEQLRRIHNISTEEMDMLSRVALLGEVREPRDFIYILNTVRHAVGR, translated from the coding sequence ATGCCACGGTTCAGGGAACGTAGTTTCGGCCAGACAATTCGCGAACGCCGACGCCAGCTCGACCTCACCCAAGAAGAAGTTGCTCGCCGCATCAGGACCTCCACTCCCTATGTCGGTCATCTCGAATCCGGCAAACGCCATCCCTCCGACAAGATCGTAAATCGGCTTAGCGAAGTACTCGGCCTCGATTGCCGTGAGCTGTTCTTCCTGGCCAATCCGCGCGCCCACGCGCTTCTTAATCCTGCGTCCGAGAACAACTCCTCGTCCGCGTGGGAGCAGTTCAAGAGCAACGAGCAGCTGCGCCGCATTCACAATATCAGCACAGAAGAGATGGACATGCTGTCACGCGTCGCCTTGCTGGGCGAGGTCCGCGAGCCGCGCGACTTCATTTACATCCTGAACACAGTTCGCCACGCGGTCGGCCGCTAA